A region from the Microcoleus sp. AS-A8 genome encodes:
- a CDS encoding rhodanese-like domain-containing protein → MSHQSFSQPLPQISVEQLRQRLSESPEKLQLIDVREEEEVAIAHLEGFENLPLSAFAEWSSHIQTRFDLDAETLVLCHHGSRSAQMCQWLIHQGFTQVKNIAGGIDAYSLIVDRSIPRY, encoded by the coding sequence ATGTCACATCAATCTTTTAGTCAACCCCTTCCCCAAATTAGCGTTGAGCAGCTGCGTCAGAGGCTATCCGAATCTCCAGAAAAGCTTCAGTTGATCGATGTCCGAGAGGAAGAGGAGGTGGCAATCGCTCATTTAGAAGGGTTCGAGAATCTTCCCTTGAGTGCATTTGCCGAATGGTCAAGCCATATCCAAACTCGCTTTGACCTAGACGCTGAGACGCTAGTCCTCTGTCATCATGGCAGTCGCTCTGCTCAGATGTGTCAGTGGTTGATTCACCAAGGGTTTACCCAGGTGAAAAACATCGCCGGAGGGATTGATGCCTACTCGCTGATCGTTGATCGCAGCATTCCTCGCTATTAG
- the hrcA gene encoding heat-inducible transcriptional repressor HrcA, whose product MFQQASLTNRQQQILWATIRHYIATAEPVGSKALATEYDLSVSPATIRSCMGVLEKAGFLYQPHTSAGRVPSDSGYRIYVDQLITPSDSLGRRVEHLLADHLNLEEAGFEAILREAAQILATVSGYIALITLPQTRTTRLRHLQLVQIEPRRVMLIVVTDSYETQSVLMELPQLGDEMTHDESMMERELQILSNFLNSKLRERSLSELATLDWSEVDREFAQYADFLKRLLTDLIRRTTAPVPTQIMIRGISEVLRQPEFSELQQVKNLVHLLEEEQDLLWPVIFEVPETLGLERRVKVRIGSENPLEPMRTCTLVSATYQQGQVPVGSVGILGPTRMLYENAIALVETAANYLTGALSEPA is encoded by the coding sequence ATGTTTCAGCAAGCCAGTCTGACTAACCGACAACAACAAATCCTGTGGGCTACGATCCGTCATTACATTGCGACCGCAGAACCCGTGGGTTCCAAAGCGTTGGCGACGGAGTATGACCTCAGTGTTAGCCCTGCAACGATTCGCTCCTGTATGGGCGTTTTAGAAAAAGCGGGGTTCTTGTATCAACCTCATACCTCAGCGGGACGAGTTCCCTCGGATTCTGGCTATCGGATTTATGTTGACCAACTGATTACCCCTTCTGACAGCTTGGGGCGTCGAGTTGAGCATTTACTCGCAGACCATTTGAACTTGGAAGAGGCAGGCTTTGAGGCGATTTTGCGAGAGGCGGCACAAATCCTCGCGACCGTTAGTGGATACATTGCCTTGATTACGTTGCCTCAGACTCGCACGACGCGCTTACGGCATTTACAGTTGGTACAGATAGAGCCACGGCGAGTCATGTTGATTGTCGTCACCGATTCCTATGAGACACAGTCGGTGTTGATGGAACTTCCCCAGTTAGGGGATGAGATGACTCACGACGAGTCGATGATGGAGCGGGAGTTACAGATTTTATCGAACTTTTTGAATAGTAAGCTGCGGGAGCGATCCCTCAGTGAGCTGGCAACCTTAGATTGGAGTGAAGTAGACCGAGAATTTGCTCAGTATGCTGATTTCTTGAAGCGATTGCTGACGGATTTGATCCGCCGCACGACGGCACCTGTTCCGACACAAATCATGATTCGCGGTATTTCAGAGGTGTTGCGTCAGCCAGAGTTTTCGGAGTTGCAGCAAGTCAAGAACTTAGTGCATCTCTTGGAAGAAGAGCAGGATTTACTTTGGCCTGTGATTTTTGAGGTACCAGAGACTCTAGGATTGGAGCGTCGAGTGAAAGTACGAATTGGCTCAGAAAATCCCTTAGAACCGATGCGTACCTGTACCTTGGTCAGTGCAACTTATCAGCAAGGTCAAGTCCCCGTGGGGAGTGTGGGAATTTTGGGGCCAACCCGGATGCTGTACGAAAATGCGATCGCTTTAGTCGAAACGGCTGCTAATTATTTGACCGGTGCTTTGAGCGAACCGGCCTAA
- a CDS encoding DUF2834 domain-containing protein, with amino-acid sequence MNRKLGFGLLWVSFAVYAFFLAPPNQPDTFELIKNLSTGKWDGINPLVIALFNIMGIWPMIYSGLIFSDGREQKIPAWPFAVGSFGVGAFALLPYLALREANPKFTGSKDIVLKILDSRWLGVALTIGTLVLLSFGLLKGDWADFIQQWQNSRFIHVMSLDFCLLCLLFPALLGDDMARRGLKNSSVFWAVALVPLVGSLLYLCLRPQLLFNE; translated from the coding sequence ATGAATCGAAAACTTGGATTTGGGTTACTTTGGGTCAGCTTTGCGGTCTATGCTTTTTTCTTGGCTCCTCCCAACCAACCCGATACCTTTGAACTGATTAAAAACCTTTCTACTGGCAAGTGGGATGGAATCAATCCTTTGGTGATTGCTTTATTCAACATTATGGGCATCTGGCCGATGATTTATAGCGGCTTGATATTTAGTGATGGCAGGGAGCAAAAAATTCCGGCATGGCCCTTTGCCGTCGGCTCTTTTGGAGTGGGAGCGTTTGCTTTATTGCCTTATTTAGCTCTACGTGAAGCCAACCCAAAATTTACGGGTTCTAAGGATATTGTTTTAAAGATACTTGATTCCCGTTGGCTGGGTGTTGCCCTCACAATCGGTACGCTGGTTCTGTTAAGTTTTGGATTACTCAAGGGCGATTGGGCAGATTTTATCCAACAGTGGCAAAACAGCCGCTTTATTCATGTGATGAGTCTGGATTTTTGCCTGTTGTGCTTATTGTTTCCCGCGCTACTGGGAGACGATATGGCACGGCGAGGACTGAAAAATTCCTCAGTATTTTGGGCGGTGGCGCTGGTGCCTTTAGTGGGTTCACTCCTGTATCTTTGTTTGCGTCCACAGCTCTTATTTAATGAATGA
- a CDS encoding cob(I)yrinic acid a,c-diamide adenosyltransferase — translation MSRTGIGIRTAVERSERITGQIHVYDGMGKGKSQAALGVVLRSIGLGINAADDEAFAPANYADTQAGSRLSSSRVLLLRFLKGPGRNYDEDAAIEALQRGFPHLIDQVRTGRASFFSREDVTRFDALEAQRGWDVAKGAIASNLYSVVVLDELNPVLDLGLLAVDEVIKTLKNKPDNLEIIVTGRGTPQALLDIADLHTESVPHDHPVSREQGIEGIEIYTGAGKGKSTNALGKALQAIGRGISSDKSHRVLIIQWLKGGSGYTEDAAIAALKQCYPDLVDHHRCGRDAIVWRGQQQIADYVEAERGWEIARAALASGMYKTIIMDELNPTVDLELLQIEPIVDALLRKPRDTEVIITGRCLNQPAYFDLASVHSEMICHKHYCEKGVDLKRGVDF, via the coding sequence ATGTCCAGAACTGGTATTGGTATTCGCACGGCGGTTGAGCGTTCTGAGCGCATCACGGGTCAGATTCATGTCTATGATGGCATGGGAAAAGGCAAGTCTCAGGCGGCTTTGGGAGTGGTTTTGCGCTCCATTGGTCTAGGAATTAATGCCGCTGATGACGAAGCATTCGCTCCTGCCAACTATGCGGATACACAAGCCGGTTCGCGACTCTCATCCAGCCGTGTCTTGTTGCTCAGATTTCTCAAAGGGCCAGGACGTAATTATGATGAGGATGCTGCGATTGAAGCCTTGCAACGAGGTTTTCCTCACTTGATTGACCAAGTCCGCACGGGACGTGCTTCGTTTTTTTCTAGAGAGGATGTGACGCGCTTTGATGCGCTTGAGGCTCAACGCGGTTGGGATGTCGCCAAGGGAGCGATTGCCTCTAACCTTTATTCGGTTGTTGTCTTGGATGAACTCAACCCTGTCCTAGATTTGGGTTTACTGGCTGTAGATGAGGTGATTAAGACCCTGAAAAATAAGCCGGACAACCTAGAAATTATTGTTACAGGTCGGGGCACCCCCCAAGCTCTGTTGGATATTGCCGATTTGCACACGGAGTCTGTGCCTCATGACCATCCAGTCTCTAGGGAACAGGGGATTGAGGGCATCGAAATTTACACCGGTGCAGGGAAGGGAAAATCGACCAATGCTCTGGGTAAGGCCTTACAAGCGATTGGTCGGGGAATTAGTAGTGACAAGTCCCACCGAGTGCTGATTATTCAATGGCTCAAGGGGGGATCGGGCTATACAGAAGATGCCGCGATCGCCGCGCTGAAGCAATGCTATCCGGATTTAGTCGATCATCACCGCTGTGGGCGAGATGCGATCGTTTGGCGGGGACAACAGCAGATTGCCGATTATGTGGAAGCCGAACGAGGTTGGGAAATTGCCAGAGCCGCTTTAGCTTCAGGTATGTATAAAACCATCATTATGGACGAACTCAATCCTACCGTTGACTTAGAACTGTTGCAGATCGAGCCAATTGTGGATGCTCTATTACGCAAACCCCGCGACACAGAAGTGATTATTACAGGTCGCTGTTTGAATCAACCCGCTTATTTTGACCTGGCGAGTGTTCACTCGGAGATGATTTGTCACAAGCATTACTGTGAAAAGGGAGTGGATTTGAAACGAGGGGTAGATTTTTAA